A section of the Engystomops pustulosus chromosome 3, aEngPut4.maternal, whole genome shotgun sequence genome encodes:
- the ETAA1 gene encoding ewing's tumor-associated antigen 1 isoform X1 gives MTSRRRARQISEDGDGGERRVLKERKGDCDRETPKKSSRRLSRSTRSGGARPSSQSSSSVAPRSDKEEEPFSNKKTPQRFPKCKPWTSTINSPSNDADQQQDIFWDPHSPTTFKLENGRRKLAANKCTVDISDIVNRIAPKNEKPSSSEAAYLGIWIGEDAIPCTPVVARTRTKMPRSRILQTEEELMKLAKQLDSNLVKQKDQNEEQLANSDDEMFNECAMNNVEDSFLEDLPEEDEDHLKSVSQRSVPQGSSQRSVDQDMEAAVNALFDSSTQKYSGRLSQGASDVSTSSANKASAYVFSNIQEEIPHSKKEPLSDKRKTLEQFSFVPKIPTNTAQYSEPNIGKETVQAVSSSQDDFEDDWGNDLLEDDSFIMQVTQNPELIATPKNNIPPDKAGQTYTHPAGREVRSASASSPKKTNNFKFVPRKIHGGSEAKPSNLCSTKTTYGNTFQGNAKAFSSTQVPSKSHVIKNNVHNSVHATNSAALKISQKAGVQAAPQTRAATVTKDDEWDDLKFSDEVLDMFCESDSLFEGKEDDDDLLYQVCDDVERLTQAQESSKTNSKKETPQLPTSKGQIPSKPGTNASQQNKNGSHVTASSSFGSQKLNNRGVSPASFSGNCSKSYQNSSLQKSNQTYSRSVSVPLGGECKSTILSSGHSENPPLAGTNPIAPSKYSFTRIKPSQATSAHTGQSLIGNWSGSNSLNPQRFGESRNNRDTFVQSNSDIMSKPQQSSLKRHLSESTIQSSKVFLSEDKSKKCSMEEIERKKQEALARRKMKARASSDTAPT, from the exons aACCGTTTTCAAATAAGAAGACTCCTCAGAGATTCCCAAAATGTAAGCCGTGGACATCGACCATTAATTCTCCTTCCAATGATGCGGATCAACAGCAGGACATTTTCTGGGACCCGCATTCACCAACAACTTTCAAATTAG aaaatggaagaaGGAAACTTGCTGCTAACAAATGTACTGTGGACATCTCCGATATTGTTAATAGAATTGCTCCAAAG AATGAAAAGCCTTCGAGCTCTGAAGCGGCATACCTTGGTATTTGGATTGGAGAGGATGCTATACCATGTACCCCAGTAGTAGCCCGGACTAGAACTAAAATGCCCAG GTCAAGGATATTACAAACGGAAGAAGAGCTCATGAAATTGGCAAAGCAATTGGACAGTAATCTGGTGAAGCAAAAAGATCAGAACGAGGAGCAATTGGCAAATTCCGATGATGAAATGTTCAATGAATGCGCCATGAACAATGTAGAAGATTCTTTCCTGGAAGACCTCCCTGAAGAAGATGAGGATCATCTGAAATCTGTCAGTCAGAGATCTGTCCCACAGGGGAGTAGTCAGAGGTCTGTGGACCAAGACATGGAAGCTGCTGTCAATGCCCTGTTTGATTCATCCACGCAGAAGTACAGCGGGCGATTAAGCCAAGGCGCGTCTGATGTCTCCACAAGCAGTGCGAACAAAGCTTCAGCGTATGTGTTCAGCAATATCCAGGAAGAAATTCCACACAGTAAAAAGGAACCACTTTCTGACAAACGTAAAACATTGGAGCAGTTTAGTTTTGTTCCAAAAATTCCCACAAACACGGCTCAATATTCAGAGCCAAATATCGGTAAGGAAACCGTCCAGGCAGTATCAAGTAGCCAGGATGACTTTGAGGATGACTGGGGCAATGATCTCCTTGAAGATGACTCTTTCATTATGCAGGTTACCCAAAATCCTGAACTGATCGCTACCCCTAAAAATAATATTCCTCCAGACAAAGCAGGTCAGACATACACACACCCCGCTGGAAGGGAGGTACGTTCCGCTTCTGCTTCTTCACCTAAAAAGACTAATAATTTTAAGTTTGTGCCAAGGAAGATACATGGTGGATCCGAGGCAAAACCCAGTAACTTGTGTAGTACTAAAACAACTTATGGTAATACATTTCAAGGTAATGCAAAAGCCTTTTCTAGTACTCAGGTGCCTTCAAAATCTCATGTTATAAAAAATAACGTCCATAACTCGGTACATGCAACGAATAGCGCAGCGTTAAAAATCTCGCAGAAAGCCGGTGTTCAAGCTGCGCCACAGACACGGGCTGCAACGGTTACAAAAGACGACGAATGGGATGATCTCAAGTTCTCCGACGAAGTCCTCGACATGTTTTGTGAGTCCGATAGCCTTTTTGAAGGGAAGGAAGATGACGACGATCTACTGTATCAAGTCTGCGATGACGTCGAAAGGTTAACTCAAGCTCAGGAATCTAGTAAAACAAACTCAAAGAAAGAAACGCCTCAGCTGCCAACTTCAAAGGGCCAAATCCCTTCCAAACCGGGAACCAATGCAAGCCAGCAAAATAAAAATGGTAGCCATGTTACTGCAAGCTCCTCTTTTGGGTCACAGAAGTTAAATAATAGAGGGGTATCACCTGCGTCTTTTAGTGGAAATTGCTCAAAGTCTTATCAAAACAGTTCTCTGCAGAAGTCCAACCAAACTTATAGCAGGTCCGTGTCTGTGCCTTTAGGAGGGGAATGTAAAAGCACAATACTTAGCAGTGGTCACTCAGAGAATCCACCTCTGGCTGGGACAAACCCAATAGCGCCTTCTAAGTATTCCTTCACAAGGATAAAACCATCTCAGGCGACGTCTGCTCACACAGGGCAGTCACTTATTGGAAACTGGAGCGGATCTAATAGCCTTAATCCCCAACGTTTTGGTGAAAGTAGAAATAACAGAGACACTTTTGTGCAATCTAATTCAGACATTATGAGTAAACCTCAGCAATCGTCATTAAAAAGACACCTATCGGAGTCCACCATACAGTCTTCTAAAG TGTTCTTATCTGAGGACAAAAGTAAGAAATGTTCCATGGAGGAGATTGAGAGGAAGAAACAGGAGGCTTTGGCCAGAAGGAAAATGAAGGCCCGCGCCAGTTCCGATACTGCACCAACTTAA
- the ETAA1 gene encoding ewing's tumor-associated antigen 1 isoform X2 gives MDLTPYTPAATGLKALHIRVLAACRFHSHHIEPLRTEPFSNKKTPQRFPKCKPWTSTINSPSNDADQQQDIFWDPHSPTTFKLENGRRKLAANKCTVDISDIVNRIAPKNEKPSSSEAAYLGIWIGEDAIPCTPVVARTRTKMPRSRILQTEEELMKLAKQLDSNLVKQKDQNEEQLANSDDEMFNECAMNNVEDSFLEDLPEEDEDHLKSVSQRSVPQGSSQRSVDQDMEAAVNALFDSSTQKYSGRLSQGASDVSTSSANKASAYVFSNIQEEIPHSKKEPLSDKRKTLEQFSFVPKIPTNTAQYSEPNIGKETVQAVSSSQDDFEDDWGNDLLEDDSFIMQVTQNPELIATPKNNIPPDKAGQTYTHPAGREVRSASASSPKKTNNFKFVPRKIHGGSEAKPSNLCSTKTTYGNTFQGNAKAFSSTQVPSKSHVIKNNVHNSVHATNSAALKISQKAGVQAAPQTRAATVTKDDEWDDLKFSDEVLDMFCESDSLFEGKEDDDDLLYQVCDDVERLTQAQESSKTNSKKETPQLPTSKGQIPSKPGTNASQQNKNGSHVTASSSFGSQKLNNRGVSPASFSGNCSKSYQNSSLQKSNQTYSRSVSVPLGGECKSTILSSGHSENPPLAGTNPIAPSKYSFTRIKPSQATSAHTGQSLIGNWSGSNSLNPQRFGESRNNRDTFVQSNSDIMSKPQQSSLKRHLSESTIQSSKVFLSEDKSKKCSMEEIERKKQEALARRKMKARASSDTAPT, from the exons aACCGTTTTCAAATAAGAAGACTCCTCAGAGATTCCCAAAATGTAAGCCGTGGACATCGACCATTAATTCTCCTTCCAATGATGCGGATCAACAGCAGGACATTTTCTGGGACCCGCATTCACCAACAACTTTCAAATTAG aaaatggaagaaGGAAACTTGCTGCTAACAAATGTACTGTGGACATCTCCGATATTGTTAATAGAATTGCTCCAAAG AATGAAAAGCCTTCGAGCTCTGAAGCGGCATACCTTGGTATTTGGATTGGAGAGGATGCTATACCATGTACCCCAGTAGTAGCCCGGACTAGAACTAAAATGCCCAG GTCAAGGATATTACAAACGGAAGAAGAGCTCATGAAATTGGCAAAGCAATTGGACAGTAATCTGGTGAAGCAAAAAGATCAGAACGAGGAGCAATTGGCAAATTCCGATGATGAAATGTTCAATGAATGCGCCATGAACAATGTAGAAGATTCTTTCCTGGAAGACCTCCCTGAAGAAGATGAGGATCATCTGAAATCTGTCAGTCAGAGATCTGTCCCACAGGGGAGTAGTCAGAGGTCTGTGGACCAAGACATGGAAGCTGCTGTCAATGCCCTGTTTGATTCATCCACGCAGAAGTACAGCGGGCGATTAAGCCAAGGCGCGTCTGATGTCTCCACAAGCAGTGCGAACAAAGCTTCAGCGTATGTGTTCAGCAATATCCAGGAAGAAATTCCACACAGTAAAAAGGAACCACTTTCTGACAAACGTAAAACATTGGAGCAGTTTAGTTTTGTTCCAAAAATTCCCACAAACACGGCTCAATATTCAGAGCCAAATATCGGTAAGGAAACCGTCCAGGCAGTATCAAGTAGCCAGGATGACTTTGAGGATGACTGGGGCAATGATCTCCTTGAAGATGACTCTTTCATTATGCAGGTTACCCAAAATCCTGAACTGATCGCTACCCCTAAAAATAATATTCCTCCAGACAAAGCAGGTCAGACATACACACACCCCGCTGGAAGGGAGGTACGTTCCGCTTCTGCTTCTTCACCTAAAAAGACTAATAATTTTAAGTTTGTGCCAAGGAAGATACATGGTGGATCCGAGGCAAAACCCAGTAACTTGTGTAGTACTAAAACAACTTATGGTAATACATTTCAAGGTAATGCAAAAGCCTTTTCTAGTACTCAGGTGCCTTCAAAATCTCATGTTATAAAAAATAACGTCCATAACTCGGTACATGCAACGAATAGCGCAGCGTTAAAAATCTCGCAGAAAGCCGGTGTTCAAGCTGCGCCACAGACACGGGCTGCAACGGTTACAAAAGACGACGAATGGGATGATCTCAAGTTCTCCGACGAAGTCCTCGACATGTTTTGTGAGTCCGATAGCCTTTTTGAAGGGAAGGAAGATGACGACGATCTACTGTATCAAGTCTGCGATGACGTCGAAAGGTTAACTCAAGCTCAGGAATCTAGTAAAACAAACTCAAAGAAAGAAACGCCTCAGCTGCCAACTTCAAAGGGCCAAATCCCTTCCAAACCGGGAACCAATGCAAGCCAGCAAAATAAAAATGGTAGCCATGTTACTGCAAGCTCCTCTTTTGGGTCACAGAAGTTAAATAATAGAGGGGTATCACCTGCGTCTTTTAGTGGAAATTGCTCAAAGTCTTATCAAAACAGTTCTCTGCAGAAGTCCAACCAAACTTATAGCAGGTCCGTGTCTGTGCCTTTAGGAGGGGAATGTAAAAGCACAATACTTAGCAGTGGTCACTCAGAGAATCCACCTCTGGCTGGGACAAACCCAATAGCGCCTTCTAAGTATTCCTTCACAAGGATAAAACCATCTCAGGCGACGTCTGCTCACACAGGGCAGTCACTTATTGGAAACTGGAGCGGATCTAATAGCCTTAATCCCCAACGTTTTGGTGAAAGTAGAAATAACAGAGACACTTTTGTGCAATCTAATTCAGACATTATGAGTAAACCTCAGCAATCGTCATTAAAAAGACACCTATCGGAGTCCACCATACAGTCTTCTAAAG TGTTCTTATCTGAGGACAAAAGTAAGAAATGTTCCATGGAGGAGATTGAGAGGAAGAAACAGGAGGCTTTGGCCAGAAGGAAAATGAAGGCCCGCGCCAGTTCCGATACTGCACCAACTTAA